From Armatimonadota bacterium, a single genomic window includes:
- the cmk gene encoding (d)CMP kinase, producing the protein MVTRRRPVIAIDGPVGAGKSTVARILAQRLGYRYVDTGAMYRSVAWQAERLGIDLRAEDEVAEVARSLRVEFVPTPAGQRVVVDGTDVTEAIRSPRVSEGASIVSAYPAVRRAMVALQRRMGADGGVVMEGRDIGTVVFPDAEVKIFLDASLKERARRRYEELRARGEGATFEKVLAALRERDQRDSTRRHSPLRAAPDALVVDSTHLTVDEVVERIQRYLAERR; encoded by the coding sequence ATGGTAACCCGCCGTCGTCCGGTCATCGCCATCGACGGCCCGGTAGGGGCGGGAAAGAGCACCGTGGCCCGGATTCTGGCCCAGCGTCTGGGCTATCGGTACGTGGACACGGGCGCGATGTACCGGTCCGTGGCCTGGCAGGCCGAACGGCTCGGTATCGATCTCCGCGCCGAGGACGAGGTGGCGGAGGTGGCGCGGTCGCTCCGCGTGGAGTTTGTGCCCACCCCGGCGGGACAGCGCGTCGTCGTCGACGGCACCGATGTCACCGAAGCGATACGCAGCCCTCGGGTCAGCGAGGGGGCGTCGATCGTCAGCGCCTATCCCGCGGTGCGCCGGGCGATGGTGGCGCTCCAGCGCCGGATGGGCGCGGACGGTGGAGTGGTGATGGAAGGTCGCGACATCGGGACGGTGGTCTTCCCGGATGCGGAGGTCAAGATCTTCCTGGACGCTTCCCTGAAGGAACGGGCGCGCCGGCGGTACGAGGAACTGCGCGCGCGGGGGGAAGGGGCCACCTTTGAGAAGGTTCTGGCCGCCCTGCGGGAGCGGGACCAACGGGACTCCACGCGTCGCCACTCGCCGCTGCGCGCCGCGCCCGATGCCCTGGTCGTGGACTCCACGCACCTCACCGTGGACGAGGTGGTGGAGCGAATCCAGCGATACCTCGCGGAACGCCGATGA
- a CDS encoding tRNA-binding protein: MARITMDDFERVEMRVGRIIAADDFPRARKPSYRLTIDFGPFGVKRSSAAIRPFYAREDLIGRQVVCVINFPPKQIADFVSEVLTLGVVERGGRIVLLQPDREAELGGRIA, from the coding sequence ATGGCCCGGATCACGATGGACGACTTCGAGCGGGTGGAGATGCGCGTCGGCCGAATCATCGCCGCGGACGACTTCCCTCGGGCGCGCAAGCCGTCATATCGGCTGACGATCGACTTCGGTCCCTTCGGCGTCAAACGATCCTCGGCGGCCATCCGACCCTTCTATGCACGGGAAGATTTGATCGGACGCCAGGTCGTCTGCGTGATAAACTTCCCGCCCAAGCAGATCGCCGACTTCGTCTCCGAGGTCCTCACCCTCGGTGTGGTGGAGCGCGGCGGGCGGATCGTGCTCCTGCAGCCGGATCGGGAAGCCGAGCTGGGCGGTCGCATCGCCTGA
- the plsY gene encoding glycerol-3-phosphate 1-O-acyltransferase PlsY — translation MTIAAVIGAYLLGAVPTGLLLIRLLRGVDIRAYGSGNIGASNAFRLAGPSVAAAVLVLDTAKGVVPVLLARSWGLTPAAVVLVGLAAIAGHDWSPFLRFRGGKGVATSLGVLLVLSPAAAAVAVAVWAVVIAATQVASLASLLAAAAVPGVMWWRGEPGEHLGFALVALALVTFAHRANIGRLLRGVELRITDRRDEVTGPPERRA, via the coding sequence GTGACCATCGCGGCCGTCATCGGCGCCTACCTCCTCGGCGCGGTGCCGACGGGGCTGTTGCTCATCCGCCTCCTGCGCGGGGTGGACATCCGGGCCTACGGCAGCGGAAACATCGGCGCGAGCAACGCCTTCCGGCTGGCGGGGCCCTCCGTCGCCGCGGCCGTGCTGGTCCTGGACACGGCGAAGGGAGTTGTTCCGGTCCTCCTCGCCCGGAGCTGGGGGCTCACCCCAGCGGCGGTCGTCCTGGTGGGACTGGCCGCCATCGCCGGCCACGACTGGTCGCCCTTCCTGCGCTTCCGCGGAGGGAAGGGGGTGGCGACGTCGCTGGGGGTCCTGCTGGTCCTCTCCCCGGCGGCGGCCGCGGTGGCCGTCGCCGTCTGGGCTGTGGTGATTGCCGCCACGCAGGTCGCCTCGCTGGCCTCGCTGCTGGCGGCGGCGGCGGTTCCCGGAGTGATGTGGTGGAGGGGCGAGCCCGGCGAGCACCTGGGCTTTGCCCTGGTCGCTCTGGCCTTGGTGACCTTTGCTCACCGCGCCAACATAGGCAGATTGCTCCGGGGCGTCGAACTGCGTATCACAGACCGGCGGGACGAGGTGACTGGCCCGCCGGAGCGTCGGGCATAG
- the ispH gene encoding 4-hydroxy-3-methylbut-2-enyl diphosphate reductase, translating to MEILVARHMGFCGGVKRAVEMAAGAAAGAAGPVVTWGPLIHNPQVVRRLAADGVQVAEDLDALRGETFVVSAYGVERAVLETARLRGMRIVDATCPVVIRAHSLAFKLVEEGYQLIVVGDHGHPEMVTLKEVLGDRVTVVHTREEAAAVRLRGRIAVMSQTTQSEENFRQIVGDLSIRTKELRVVNTLCPAITVRQQEAEALVEEVDALVIIGGHHSSNTTRLAEIGRAHGLPTYHIEVPEELNPDWFVGVRKVGVMSGASTPEWIIADIVARLKEIDLAHSAV from the coding sequence ATGGAAATCCTCGTCGCCCGGCACATGGGCTTCTGCGGCGGCGTCAAACGCGCCGTAGAGATGGCCGCAGGGGCCGCCGCCGGCGCCGCGGGCCCCGTGGTCACCTGGGGACCGCTGATCCACAACCCCCAGGTGGTCCGGCGCCTGGCCGCCGACGGCGTCCAGGTCGCCGAGGATCTGGACGCGCTGCGGGGGGAGACCTTCGTCGTCTCCGCCTACGGCGTGGAGCGCGCGGTGTTGGAGACCGCCCGCCTCCGCGGGATGCGCATCGTGGACGCCACCTGTCCCGTAGTGATCCGGGCCCACTCGCTGGCCTTCAAGCTCGTCGAAGAAGGCTACCAGCTCATCGTCGTCGGCGACCACGGGCATCCCGAGATGGTCACCCTCAAGGAAGTGCTGGGGGACCGGGTCACCGTGGTGCACACCCGCGAAGAGGCGGCGGCGGTCAGGTTGCGCGGGCGGATCGCCGTGATGTCGCAGACCACGCAGTCCGAGGAGAACTTCCGGCAGATCGTCGGCGACCTGAGCATCCGGACGAAGGAACTCCGCGTGGTGAACACGTTGTGCCCGGCGATCACCGTGCGGCAGCAGGAGGCTGAAGCACTGGTGGAGGAGGTCGATGCACTGGTGATCATCGGCGGCCACCACTCCTCCAACACCACGCGCCTGGCCGAAATCGGCCGCGCCCACGGCCTGCCCACCTACCACATCGAGGTTCCCGAGGAGCTCAACCCGGACTGGTTCGTGGGCGTCCGGAAGGTCGGCGTGATGTCGGGGGCCAGCACCCCGGAATGGATCATCGCCGACATCGTCGCCCGGCTGAAGGAGATCGACCTCGCGCACAGCGCAGTATAA
- the der gene encoding ribosome biogenesis GTPase Der, whose amino-acid sequence MSLPVVAIVGRPNVGKSALFNRLIGRRLAIVEDQPGVTRDRLYARTSWRERHFTVVDTGGYVSEAGEPITDRVRAQIERAMEEADVILFTVDAGSGVQPEDREIAQRLREGRRPVVLAVNKADRPDHPGVYEFYALGLGDPHPVSALHGLGIGELLDAVIGLLPEAVPEDTEGEAVRVAIVGRPNVGKSSLLNAVLGEERVIVDSRPGTTRDAVDTPFRWRGRDFVLIDTAGLRRKARIDRRLERYSAGRALGAIDRADVAVLVLDAQEPVVEQDQEIARYTRERGRALVAAVAKWDLVSASPQLHQAAQERLLAGLRFVPYALLVATSAVRGWGIGALLGAVARAAEAHARRVATGPLNRLIAEAEEAHRPPADRTGRQGKIYYATQPSVRPPTVVCFVNDPSLFPEEYRRYLEHRLRGAFDFAGTPIRLEFRRRERGSGAA is encoded by the coding sequence GTGAGCCTGCCCGTCGTCGCCATCGTCGGCCGCCCCAACGTGGGGAAGTCGGCCCTCTTCAACCGGCTGATCGGTCGGCGCTTGGCCATCGTCGAAGATCAGCCCGGCGTGACCCGGGACCGCTTGTACGCCCGGACCTCCTGGCGGGAACGGCACTTCACCGTGGTCGACACCGGAGGATATGTCTCGGAGGCCGGGGAGCCGATCACGGACCGGGTGCGCGCCCAGATCGAGCGGGCGATGGAAGAGGCCGACGTCATCCTCTTCACCGTCGATGCCGGCAGCGGCGTGCAGCCCGAGGATCGCGAGATCGCCCAGCGCCTTCGCGAAGGCCGCCGGCCGGTGGTGCTGGCGGTGAACAAGGCCGACCGCCCCGACCATCCCGGGGTCTACGAATTCTATGCGCTGGGGCTCGGCGATCCGCACCCTGTCTCGGCCCTGCACGGCCTCGGGATCGGCGAGCTCCTGGACGCCGTGATCGGCCTGCTTCCCGAGGCGGTCCCGGAGGACACGGAAGGCGAGGCGGTGCGGGTGGCCATCGTCGGACGGCCCAACGTGGGGAAGTCCTCCCTGCTCAACGCCGTCCTCGGCGAGGAGCGGGTCATCGTCGACAGCCGCCCCGGGACGACCCGCGACGCGGTGGACACGCCTTTCCGGTGGCGGGGACGCGACTTCGTGCTCATCGATACTGCCGGGCTGCGACGCAAGGCCCGGATCGACCGGCGCCTGGAACGCTACAGCGCCGGCCGCGCCCTGGGGGCGATCGACCGCGCCGACGTGGCGGTGCTGGTCCTCGACGCCCAAGAGCCGGTGGTGGAACAGGATCAGGAGATCGCCCGCTACACCCGGGAGCGCGGCCGCGCGCTCGTCGCCGCCGTCGCCAAGTGGGATCTCGTCAGCGCCTCCCCGCAACTGCACCAGGCCGCGCAGGAGCGCCTGCTGGCCGGCCTGCGCTTCGTCCCGTACGCGTTGCTGGTGGCCACCTCCGCCGTGCGGGGGTGGGGGATCGGCGCCCTCCTCGGCGCCGTGGCCCGGGCCGCGGAGGCCCACGCCCGACGCGTGGCCACCGGCCCGCTCAACCGGCTCATTGCGGAGGCGGAGGAGGCGCACCGGCCGCCGGCAGACCGGACGGGCAGGCAGGGGAAGATCTACTATGCGACGCAGCCGTCGGTCAGGCCCCCCACCGTGGTCTGCTTTGTCAACGATCCGTCCCTCTTCCCGGAGGAATATCGCCGGTATCTCGAACATCGCCTGCGCGGGGCCTTCGACTTCGCGGGAACGCCGATCCGCCTGGAGTTTCGCCGTCGCGAGCGGGGGAGCGGGGCGGCGTGA
- a CDS encoding PspC domain-containing protein, with the protein MRRILYRSRSDRWIAGVCGGLGAFFNVDSNAIRVLFVLLSLWHGVGALVYLVLVLTLPDEPIREAVSEPGLPPPEEEPEAQRRARMLGMGLMVGGAYLLLRQVPGFQAIFQDVGVGVILIAGGILLLLLRPRQR; encoded by the coding sequence GTGAGACGCATCCTGTACCGCTCGAGGTCCGACCGGTGGATCGCCGGGGTCTGCGGAGGGCTCGGCGCGTTCTTCAACGTGGACAGCAACGCGATCCGCGTCCTCTTCGTCCTGCTGAGCCTGTGGCACGGGGTCGGGGCCCTGGTGTATCTGGTGCTGGTCCTGACCCTGCCCGACGAACCGATCAGGGAGGCGGTCTCGGAGCCCGGGCTCCCGCCGCCGGAGGAGGAGCCCGAGGCCCAGCGTCGGGCCAGGATGCTCGGAATGGGACTGATGGTCGGAGGAGCCTACCTCCTCCTGCGGCAGGTTCCCGGCTTCCAGGCGATCTTCCAGGACGTGGGGGTGGGGGTGATCCTCATTGCCGGAGGCATTCTGCTGCTGCTCCTCCGCCCGCGTCAGCGGTAG
- a CDS encoding pyroglutamyl-peptidase I, with the protein MKFPVVLLTGFEPYGGRGLNPSAEVVRRLDGLTIDGFRIVGRTLPVTFRGLADRLIGLLTELEPVAVVSLGLWPGEPLVRLERVAFNLAAFEIPDNEGVLIEDTPIREEAATGVPARLPLRAIEQALLDAGIPARLSTTAGTFLCNATMYTFLTETQRRFGEIPCGFVHLPYLPEQVAEILRISKEERRLELHQRADLASMSLDLLVKAVRIILAETLRVSAGARH; encoded by the coding sequence ATGAAATTCCCGGTCGTTCTTCTCACAGGATTCGAGCCTTACGGCGGCCGAGGGCTGAATCCCTCGGCCGAGGTGGTGCGGCGCCTGGACGGTCTGACCATCGATGGTTTTAGAATTGTCGGCCGGACCCTTCCCGTCACTTTTCGCGGGCTGGCGGATCGGCTGATCGGTTTGCTGACGGAACTGGAACCAGTTGCCGTGGTGAGCCTGGGCCTGTGGCCTGGGGAGCCGCTGGTCCGACTGGAACGGGTGGCCTTTAACCTGGCCGCTTTCGAGATCCCCGACAACGAGGGAGTCCTAATCGAAGATACGCCCATCCGGGAGGAGGCGGCTACGGGCGTTCCCGCCCGGCTGCCATTGCGAGCCATCGAGCAGGCTCTGCTCGATGCCGGTATTCCCGCCCGTTTGTCCACCACCGCGGGCACGTTTCTCTGCAACGCCACGATGTACACCTTCCTCACGGAAACGCAGCGACGGTTCGGGGAGATTCCCTGCGGATTCGTGCACCTGCCCTATCTCCCCGAGCAGGTAGCCGAGATCTTGAGGATCTCGAAAGAGGAACGCCGTCTTGAGTTACATCAGCGCGCCGACTTGGCCTCGATGAGTCTGGACCTGCTGGTGAAGGCCGTCCGGATCATCCTGGCAGAGACCCTCCGAGTGTCCGCGGGCGCGAGGCACTAA
- a CDS encoding GGDEF domain-containing protein: protein MSNEWTTVLLAVAVVSLLLVVLGLRQVVFRRLADRSIRDPETGVYTSDFIREVYQSELRRAERTGVPFSVALVAPHLPTEAGQHPTERDGLAASIAHWLQQHLRGSDYVGRLADSRFVVILPETWEDDARSVAARISSAFHLKGRESAGWLSCDIGIATWRPEATDVWNLAEKQLQRMGASARN from the coding sequence ATGTCGAACGAGTGGACAACCGTGCTGTTGGCCGTGGCCGTGGTATCGCTGCTCCTGGTCGTCCTGGGTCTGCGGCAGGTGGTGTTCCGCCGGCTGGCGGACCGGTCGATCCGCGACCCGGAGACGGGGGTGTACACCTCCGACTTCATCCGGGAGGTGTATCAGTCCGAACTGCGCCGCGCCGAACGCACGGGCGTGCCCTTCTCCGTGGCCCTGGTCGCTCCCCATCTCCCGACAGAGGCGGGACAGCATCCCACGGAGCGTGACGGCCTGGCCGCCTCGATCGCCCACTGGTTGCAGCAGCACCTTCGGGGCAGCGACTATGTCGGCCGCCTCGCCGACAGCCGCTTTGTGGTGATTCTGCCCGAGACGTGGGAGGACGATGCGCGATCGGTGGCGGCCCGCATCAGCTCGGCGTTCCACCTGAAGGGCCGGGAGAGCGCCGGATGGCTGTCCTGCGACATCGGGATCGCCACCTGGCGGCCGGAGGCCACCGACGTCTGGAACCTCGCCGAGAAGCAACTGCAGCGGATGGGCGCCTCCGCCCGGAACTGA
- a CDS encoding lysophospholipid acyltransferase family protein produces the protein MTVSAAFPPRPLGPGARLLRFLGGLWYFFWGKMIITWTLWLLFRVRVEGREFEPRRGGFLVAANHASALDPLLVGGALRRKVYYMARDDLFRIPVLGAWLRSMGVFPVRRGQPDRRALRTSMHLLEQGEGVIIFPEGTRSRDGRLREPQPGAAMIALRTGAIVLPAAVIGSHRILPKGARWPRFRRVTVRFGPPVAVPRVDGRLDHAVLAQWGARIMGAIEAMLPPEQRRGP, from the coding sequence ATGACCGTGTCCGCCGCCTTCCCGCCCCGCCCGCTGGGTCCGGGGGCCCGCCTCCTCCGGTTCCTCGGGGGGCTGTGGTACTTCTTCTGGGGCAAGATGATCATCACGTGGACGCTGTGGCTGCTCTTCCGCGTGCGGGTCGAGGGGCGGGAGTTCGAGCCGCGCCGTGGAGGCTTTCTGGTCGCCGCCAACCATGCCAGCGCCCTGGATCCGCTGCTGGTGGGCGGGGCGCTGCGTCGGAAGGTGTACTACATGGCGCGGGACGATCTGTTCCGGATCCCGGTGCTGGGCGCGTGGTTGCGGTCGATGGGAGTCTTCCCGGTCCGCCGGGGACAGCCCGACCGCAGGGCGCTGCGCACCTCGATGCACCTGCTCGAACAGGGGGAAGGGGTCATCATCTTCCCCGAGGGGACCCGCAGCCGGGACGGGCGGTTGCGGGAGCCGCAGCCCGGGGCGGCGATGATCGCGCTGCGGACCGGCGCCATCGTCCTCCCCGCCGCTGTCATCGGGAGCCACCGCATTCTTCCCAAGGGGGCGCGCTGGCCGCGCTTCCGCCGGGTGACGGTCCGCTTCGGCCCGCCCGTTGCCGTGCCCAGGGTTGACGGGCGCCTCGATCACGCCGTCCTGGCCCAGTGGGGAGCCCGGATCATGGGTGCGATCGAGGCGATGCTGCCGCCTGAGCAGCGGCGGGGACCATGA
- a CDS encoding ABC transporter ATP-binding protein, with translation MTDAMPLLELRGISKRFGDVIAARQLDLTVRRGEFFTFLGPSGSGKSTLLRIIAGLERPDDGRVVIDGKDVTSVPPWDRGLGMVFQQYAVFPHMTVAQNVAYGLRVRNVPPEVRRQRVAELLALVGLKGKEEANVAVLSGGEQQRVALARSLAVHPKLLLLDEPLGALDEKIRRDMQTELKHIQQQTGTTFIYVTHDQEEALTMSDRIAVLHEGHLVQCDLPEVLFRRPRTRFVASFFRGSNVLEAMVEEVKHGRLVLRLAGKRVIVPQPVGRQVTTGPVAVAIRAEDLQVRPREGMHLWMEATLVEVVYRGTNVDHVLALDDGQRLVAASTRREVDRPGMRIPVGVEPEQVVLLED, from the coding sequence GTGACGGACGCGATGCCCCTGCTGGAACTACGGGGCATTTCAAAACGCTTCGGCGATGTCATCGCCGCCCGGCAGCTCGACCTCACCGTACGGCGCGGAGAATTCTTCACCTTCCTCGGACCCAGCGGATCGGGAAAGTCCACGCTGCTGCGTATCATCGCCGGGCTGGAACGGCCGGACGACGGCCGCGTCGTCATCGACGGCAAGGACGTCACGAGCGTCCCGCCCTGGGACCGCGGCCTCGGGATGGTCTTTCAACAGTACGCCGTCTTCCCGCACATGACCGTGGCGCAGAACGTTGCCTATGGCCTGCGGGTTCGGAACGTACCGCCGGAAGTACGCCGACAACGGGTTGCGGAGTTGCTGGCTTTGGTGGGGCTCAAAGGCAAGGAGGAGGCAAACGTCGCCGTGCTGAGCGGGGGGGAGCAGCAGCGCGTCGCCCTGGCGCGGTCGCTCGCTGTCCATCCGAAGCTCCTGCTCCTGGACGAGCCTCTGGGAGCGCTGGACGAGAAGATCCGTCGCGATATGCAGACCGAACTCAAGCACATCCAGCAGCAGACAGGAACGACCTTCATCTACGTGACCCATGACCAGGAAGAGGCGCTCACAATGAGCGATCGCATCGCGGTCTTGCATGAGGGCCACCTGGTGCAGTGCGATCTTCCAGAGGTCCTCTTCCGACGTCCCCGCACACGGTTCGTGGCCAGCTTTTTCCGCGGCTCGAACGTGCTGGAAGCGATGGTCGAAGAGGTGAAGCACGGCCGCCTGGTACTGCGGCTGGCCGGCAAGCGCGTGATCGTTCCTCAGCCGGTCGGCCGCCAGGTCACGACGGGCCCCGTAGCCGTCGCCATCCGCGCCGAGGACCTTCAGGTGCGCCCAAGAGAAGGAATGCATCTGTGGATGGAGGCGACGTTGGTCGAAGTGGTCTACCGTGGGACGAACGTCGACCACGTTCTCGCCCTGGACGATGGGCAGCGGTTGGTGGCGGCGTCGACCCGCCGTGAGGTTGACCGGCCTGGCATGAGAATCCCGGTGGGGGTCGAGCCTGAGCAGGTGGTACTGCTGGAGGATTAG
- the sixA gene encoding phosphohistidine phosphatase SixA, giving the protein MRLYLVQHAEARPEDEDPARPLTEKGWQDARRVARHLAGRGVRPPRLVHSGRLRARQTADVWAEVLPAAEVAAAPGLDPNADPLIWAERLEAERDDLMLIGHLPHLRRLAARLLCGDAEKGVVAFRNAGVVCLERDAAGHWSLQWAIVPEMI; this is encoded by the coding sequence GTGAGGCTGTACCTCGTGCAGCACGCCGAGGCGAGGCCTGAAGACGAAGATCCAGCCCGACCGCTGACGGAGAAGGGCTGGCAGGATGCGCGGAGGGTAGCGCGTCACCTCGCCGGCCGCGGGGTACGCCCGCCACGCCTCGTCCACAGCGGCAGACTGCGCGCGCGGCAGACCGCGGACGTCTGGGCTGAGGTCCTGCCCGCCGCCGAGGTGGCCGCGGCGCCGGGACTGGATCCCAACGCCGATCCCTTGATCTGGGCCGAACGCCTCGAAGCTGAACGTGATGATCTCATGCTGATCGGACATCTGCCGCACCTGCGCCGGCTCGCCGCACGGCTGTTGTGCGGCGATGCGGAGAAGGGCGTCGTGGCTTTCCGCAACGCCGGAGTGGTCTGCCTGGAACGGGATGCCGCCGGCCACTGGTCACTGCAGTGGGCGATTGTGCCGGAGATGATCTGA
- a CDS encoding ABC transporter substrate-binding protein — MIRAMGVLWGVCLIAALLLPDVPAGAAAGGASVTVTDALGRRVILPALPRRIVSVAPSVTEILFALGLEARIVGLSSADDHPAEQVAGKPRVGGVILDVERIISLRPQLILGVASLQRDQLERLIAFGLPVVAVDAATLPEVYAQIAWIGRLTGANEAAARLIATMRQKEQRVAAAVRGRPRRQVYVEVSADPMITAGEGTVVSDLVTRAGGVNVFGDVTGWVQVSEEAVLRRDPEVMVAAYPRGRPLILRRRWQGVRAIRTGRVGEVPASLVSRPGPRLVDGLHALAEIIHPEAFGR, encoded by the coding sequence GTGATCCGGGCCATGGGCGTCCTGTGGGGGGTTTGCCTGATCGCCGCCCTCCTCCTGCCGGACGTCCCTGCCGGCGCGGCGGCGGGCGGAGCGTCCGTCACCGTGACGGATGCTCTAGGACGGCGGGTCATCCTCCCCGCACTTCCGAGGCGTATCGTCTCCGTCGCGCCCAGCGTGACCGAGATCCTGTTCGCCCTCGGCCTCGAGGCCCGGATCGTGGGCCTGAGTTCCGCCGACGACCACCCGGCGGAGCAGGTGGCGGGCAAGCCGCGCGTGGGCGGGGTGATCCTGGATGTGGAGCGGATCATCAGCCTGCGACCCCAGCTGATCCTCGGGGTGGCCTCCCTCCAGCGCGATCAACTGGAGCGTCTGATCGCCTTCGGCCTGCCGGTGGTGGCGGTGGACGCGGCCACACTGCCGGAGGTCTACGCCCAGATTGCGTGGATCGGACGGCTCACGGGGGCCAACGAGGCGGCCGCCCGGCTCATCGCCACCATGAGGCAGAAGGAGCAGCGTGTGGCCGCCGCGGTGCGGGGACGGCCGCGGCGACAGGTGTACGTCGAGGTCTCAGCCGACCCGATGATCACCGCGGGGGAGGGGACCGTGGTGTCCGATCTCGTCACCCGCGCTGGCGGGGTCAACGTTTTCGGCGACGTGACCGGCTGGGTGCAGGTCAGCGAGGAGGCGGTCCTTCGGCGCGATCCCGAGGTCATGGTGGCCGCCTATCCCCGCGGCCGCCCCCTCATTCTCCGACGCCGGTGGCAAGGGGTGAGGGCGATCCGGACCGGCCGGGTGGGGGAGGTGCCCGCATCCCTCGTCTCGCGTCCGGGGCCGCGCCTCGTGGACGGACTCCACGCGCTGGCCGAGATCATCCACCCCGAGGCCTTCGGCCGATGA
- a CDS encoding heme ABC transporter ATP-binding protein, with protein sequence MTRPAIVLRDLVCRYGDIPALDQVSLTVVAGEFVGIVGPNGSGKTTLLRAVMGMVRPVRGTVFLDGAEVRRLSARQIARTVALVPQRPHHGFGFTALEIVLMGRAPHLGALDREGPADLAAARRAMEQTQTWHLRHRPVDELSGGEQQRILLARALTQTPQVLLLDEPTAHLDLHHQVAMMRLVRELHRGGLTVVAALHDLNLASMFCDRLVLLHEGRVVSVGSPEEVLTADRLRSVYGAEVMVCRHPATGRPLVLALVPQGDLPVAENKEW encoded by the coding sequence ATGACCCGTCCGGCGATCGTCCTGCGGGATCTGGTGTGCCGGTACGGCGACATCCCCGCCCTGGACCAGGTCAGCCTGACCGTCGTCGCCGGAGAGTTTGTCGGAATCGTCGGGCCCAACGGCAGCGGGAAGACGACGCTGCTGCGCGCCGTCATGGGGATGGTGCGGCCCGTCCGGGGAACGGTCTTCCTGGACGGCGCCGAGGTGCGCCGCCTCAGCGCACGGCAGATCGCGCGGACCGTGGCCCTCGTGCCGCAGCGTCCCCACCACGGCTTCGGATTCACCGCGCTCGAGATCGTGCTGATGGGCCGGGCGCCCCACCTGGGTGCCCTGGACCGTGAGGGGCCGGCCGACCTGGCTGCGGCCCGACGGGCGATGGAGCAGACACAGACCTGGCACCTCCGGCACAGACCGGTGGACGAGCTCAGCGGCGGAGAGCAGCAGCGCATCCTGCTGGCCCGGGCCCTGACGCAGACGCCGCAGGTGCTGCTCCTGGACGAGCCGACCGCACACCTGGATCTCCATCACCAGGTGGCGATGATGCGGCTGGTCCGGGAGTTGCACCGGGGAGGGCTGACCGTCGTGGCCGCGCTGCACGATCTCAACCTGGCGTCGATGTTCTGCGACCGCCTGGTCCTGCTCCACGAGGGTCGCGTGGTGAGCGTCGGATCGCCGGAGGAGGTGCTGACGGCGGACCGACTGCGGTCGGTGTACGGGGCCGAGGTTATGGTCTGCCGTCATCCGGCCACCGGGCGCCCCCTGGTCCTGGCCCTGGTCCCGCAAGGGGACCTCCCGGTCGCCGAGAACAAGGAATGGTAA
- a CDS encoding diacylglycerol kinase family lipid kinase has protein sequence MPQRMFVILNPAAGRGRAVRAWRTVGSALRDAGLSFDEVVEDRPQLAIPLAEEASRRGYEVIVAVGGDGTVHEVINGILRARVPSPPAVAIIPGGTGNDFARGVGVPKDPLAAGRVLLNGRRRRVDVGQVNDRYFAGIAGVGFDAEVAAKVNSWPKWIGGTAVYIAAILTMLVTYRCAPTRLRIDGAEQRLRLFLVAAANTAWYAGGMYMAPHARPDDGRLEVITARDLGRMETLGLLPRVFSGAHLRHRKVTHLSAREVVVESEVPLAIHADGETVGRVPAVFRAVPQAIDVMVPAAAQAAASPRSHP, from the coding sequence ATGCCGCAACGCATGTTCGTCATCCTCAACCCGGCCGCAGGCCGGGGACGCGCCGTCCGGGCGTGGCGGACGGTGGGGTCGGCGCTGCGCGACGCCGGTCTGTCCTTCGACGAGGTCGTGGAGGACCGGCCGCAGCTGGCCATTCCGCTCGCCGAGGAGGCCTCCCGCCGGGGCTACGAGGTCATCGTGGCGGTGGGCGGCGACGGCACCGTGCACGAGGTGATCAACGGCATCCTGCGGGCCCGGGTGCCCTCTCCCCCGGCCGTGGCCATCATCCCCGGGGGCACGGGCAACGACTTCGCGCGAGGCGTCGGGGTGCCGAAGGATCCCCTGGCGGCGGGAAGAGTCCTGCTCAACGGACGACGACGCCGGGTGGACGTCGGGCAGGTGAACGACCGGTACTTCGCGGGGATCGCTGGCGTGGGCTTCGACGCCGAGGTGGCGGCCAAGGTGAACAGCTGGCCGAAGTGGATCGGCGGCACCGCCGTCTACATCGCCGCCATCCTGACCATGCTCGTCACCTACCGCTGTGCGCCGACGCGTCTGCGCATCGACGGCGCCGAGCAGCGCCTCCGCCTTTTCCTGGTGGCCGCAGCCAACACCGCGTGGTATGCAGGCGGGATGTACATGGCCCCCCACGCCCGGCCCGACGACGGCCGCCTGGAGGTCATCACGGCGCGGGACCTGGGCCGGATGGAAACCCTGGGCCTGCTGCCGCGAGTGTTCTCCGGAGCGCACCTCCGCCACCGCAAAGTGACGCACCTGAGTGCCCGCGAAGTGGTGGTGGAAAGCGAGGTCCCGCTGGCCATCCATGCCGACGGCGAGACGGTAGGACGCGTCCCCGCCGTCTTCCGCGCCGTCCCTCAGGCCATCGACGTCATGGTCCCCGCCGCTGCTCAGGCGGCAGCATCGCCTCGATCGCACCCATGA